The sequence below is a genomic window from Coffea arabica cultivar ET-39 chromosome 4c, Coffea Arabica ET-39 HiFi, whole genome shotgun sequence.
tattggttagggtttgtGACATTGATGGACTTTTGTTGGGTAGATCAGTATGATGTAATGGCAGGGCCGAATAGGAAGTCAAGAAGGGTAATGGAGgaggaaaacaaaaagttgagGAAAAAAGCACGGAGGGAGTATAATGACACAGTTAGGGGATTGGCTGAGTTTGTGAAAAAAAGGGATAAGAGGGTCATAGATATGCAGATGAAAAGGGCCGAGGAGGTGGAGAGGAGGAAGGAGGAAGAGAGGGAGAGGAAAAAggagttggagagacaaaaggctGAGAGAGCGAAGAAGTACGAGGAGCCTGAGTGGGCTAAAGTTGAAGACATTGAGGATGAAGATACTGAGGAGATAGTTGATGAcgataagaagaagaaaggggATGGGAAGGAGTTGTATTGTGTTGCATGTGGAAAGAAATTCAAGAGTGATAAACAATGGAAAAATCACGAGCAGTCGAAAAAACACAAGGAAAAGGTGGCAGAATTGCGGAATACATTTATTGAGGAAGATGAAGAATATGAAGAGGGGAAGACGGAGGAAGTGGGTGAGGAATATGACGAGGAAGATGAGGTTGGCGCAGAAGAGAGTGGCTTTTTATCAGCAGATGATGAGGTGGATGAACTAATGGATCATTTTAATAGCACCATGGAAATTCGAGAAGAAGGCAATGATGAAGCGCAATCTAGTGAACAAGATGGTTTGGTTGATAGGGATAGTGGGATTTGCTTGAAGGAACTACAATCTGACATGCGATCAGATGATGACGAAGCTAGTAATCTTGAAGCTATGGTTTCTGGGCAGAAGAATCGGAAAAATGGAAGCTTGGATCAGAAGCCTAAGCGTGCTTCAAATAAAATCCCAGTCAAGGTTGATAGTAATGAGATGGACTTCATGGCGTATAACAATATGAAGGGTTCAAGAAGGAATAGGGGAGGTAGGAAACAAAGGGGACGAACTCTAGAGGAAGCAGCGCAAACTGAGATAGCTGAAGCGCATGTTGAAGCTGAGAATAATGGGTATCATGACACCATGAAGGAGGCGTCATCAGATTCTTTCCTTGAAACTCAATCTAGAGGCAAAGAAGATGATGAATCAGAAACGAGTCATAAGCTTTCAAGACAAGCTGTTAACAAGAAAGGGACAGCAAAGTCAGACAGCAATTTCAAGTCAAAAGAGGCACccaaaggaaggaaaaagaaggtaCTATGACGTTTTCATTTGTTTCTAGTCTAATTTTGTACTGCTTATTTTCTAGTTTGTGTTAGACATTGTTAGGTGAACAACCGTTCAGTGTGAGGAAAGTCATACTCATACTCAATCCTTCTTGAATGGTGAATGAAGTGCATTTGGGGTTACCCTCCTTCACCAATAGTCCAAGTCGCAGTGACTAAAGTAATCTCTTGGCAGGATTTCCCACAGGATCCTTAGCTAGAGTGGAGACATTAGTGTGAATGCTTGTGTGGCTAATAGTTCAATCTATTGTAGTTacagatgaaattatttgattttttttcagtATCCCAGGAAGTAACATTAGTCAGAAGATGCATTTTGTGTAatattgattgtgattattttCAAAAACCTTTTTTTTGACTGATTATGTATTGTTTTTCTTATGCTTTTTCTCAGGCTAATACCAAAGTTATTAGCAACCGGTGTGAGAAATGTGGAGAAGAATTTGAATCAAGGTGACTATACATGTTGCCAAATTTTATTCTTCATTCAAAAGCTTTCTTACTTGATTGGACTATGTTTGAGTTAAcctaatttcaaattttcttgacagaAATAAACTACATAGGCATTTAGGGGATACGGGTCATGCTACATTAAAGTCCAGATGAAAGTTCTGGAGCATCTTCTGTGTTGAGTGTGTCAAGCTACCGGCTTGGCGTCATTTTTGGCTTCATATTTGTCATTATTTTGgtaattataaaataattacCGTTGTTATATCCTAGATGATTGTATCCGAGTAATATAAGATACCACTGGAAATTACAGAGTCGGCAGAAAGACCTTGATAGCTAGAAATGTAGCAATTCTTGTTTGTTCTTCATGATGGAATGATGCTCGTCACTTTGGAAATTGATTGCGAAGCTATTCAGCTTATTCTTTCATTAAATGTTATTCAATGTCACTTGGGGTCAATTTTCAACAGATGGATGCCTGTAATGTGAGCAAATGGATAAGTTAAGCTCGTCATTGTTCATCATGATGGTATGATACTTTGGAAATTGATTGCCTTGTTAATTCGCCTTGTCTTCCAGGATGTCTATTTAACCTCAATGATTTGCGGTTAATCAGGACTGATGCTTATCAGTGTATTAGCAAATGAATAAAACTGAAAGCATTACACTCATCACTAGAATTTGGACAGTGAAGAAGCGCTGAGCTTCCCtggaccgagctgacctgatGAGCTCGGCGTGCTGATGAAAGGAACGTATCCCAgccctgcaaaacaaacaagaaatagtctctagggtgactaacaggggAGCCCCGAGGTGGTCCCCGGGGGCACTTCGACGGTCAAattagttttccggtgagtgaGATTCACGGGAAGTAAAACAGTCGGGAGTAATTGACGAATAGTGAGCGTATCCTGTGTAGTTGGTTTGCGTTATCATTTATGCCTGCTCGAGAGTCTGACCTCCGTACGCCTCGAGACTTACCCGGTATAGCCTCAATCCCGCGCCGAGGGGGATTCTCCCCGCTCTCTGCGAGATTGTTCCCTGGAGCCTTTCGGTGCCCTAGTGGCGGTGTGCCCCAGGATGGCTGTCAGGGGCCTGGGGTCCAAGTCCAGCTCTGCCAttcctgggctgccacgtgtccaGACCTAGGACGGAGCCTCTGCACTAGTCCCCTAGATTAGGTAGGGCTTCCAAGCTGATCTAATCTATACCCCATCCACGTGGGAGACCAGCGTCGCACACTGCTCTGACAGGGTCACCTCCGGTACAGCGCTGTTACTGAAAAGCCGCGCTCATGTCCTTTCAGTTGTCACGTCTCTTCGGTCTCCGTACCGCTTTTAAATGCGTTCACATGGGACGGTTCAAATTCAAACAGCCGTTTCCCCCCATTTTattccctataaataggggCTTCCGGATTTCCTCTAACTCTATttgccatttttcttttctcgtgCATTTTCCATTTCCGGCAGCAAGACTTCCGGCTCTCAGTGCCCAGACTCCGAcgattccttcattttttccattCTACTCACCAGTAAGTCCTTTTCCTTCCTCCTTcactctctttttcctttgccaCCTTCTGCATTTTATGTCGGATCGGTTCGGCGTCACTTTCACTGCCTCTCGGATTCCTGCCCACCGTAGAGCCCTTAGGAttctcatttcttcttcattttcgtcttcatcttcatctccatctcctcctctttttttctcttctgcTTCTAATTCTAGCTTCCACATTCCTGATTTGCTTGAGCCCATAGTCATCATGAGTTCTCCATCTGCCCACTCTCCTTCTGCCCGAATCCTGGAGGAGGTTGCCGAGCTCGATGCCCTCATCGGGCAGCAGGCCACTTCTGTTCCCTCCCCCAAGTCTCCTCACGACTCTCCTGGTGGAGCTCAGGGAGGAGCTGAGGAGGACAGGGACCCCTCCGAGGGGACCCCTGCTTCCGAGCAGGGGGATGATCTTGGATTCAACTTCGGTCATCCTAACCAACACGAGATCACCCTCGCACCAGAGGTAGTGGTCGAGCTGGCCGGATTTTTTTCTATTCCTCCGGCCTTCGAGGCAAGGGCTGCTTGGCCCAACGACCGAGCCAGCCGACCTCCCCCTGGCTTCGTAGCCATTTATAAGGAGTAGCTGGTCGCGGGACTCCGGCTCCCCATTCCTCCAGCCTTAGCCGAGATCCTAAGCTATTGGGGGCTCATGATCACCCAAATCCATCCCAACTCGATCAGGATCATCATTGGATTCCTGATCTAGTGTCAGATCTGCTCCATCCcctattctctctctctcttccgaACTTCCTACACTCTCAAACTCTCCCTCCCTGGATGGTACTACTTCTCCCGCCGAACTATGAGCAAAGTTCGGAGGGGGAAGGGCACCCAGGATCTGCTCTTTGGGGTCCCCTCTTCCATAAAGAACTGGAAAGGGGACTTTTTCTTTGTTAAATCCACATATTTCCCTCATAAAGTGTGGAAGGTCGGGGAGGTTGATTCCGACCCCTTTCTAGGGGATTTGGATTCCGAAACCCTCAGCCAGCTGGTGAGCTCCAGGGTGAAGTTCTACGCGGCCAAATTCTCCACCGAGCAGATTTCTGCGGCCGGACTGATGGGGACGATGTCCGGGTCCCCTGGAGAGGTGGTGCCCTCCCCGACAGACTATGACACTTGTAATGCCGATTCTGTCCCCCTGTTGTTTGTTGCTTCCTTCATCCGTTTACTGACATGTATGTACTAATTTAGTGGTGTTTGCTGTAGTGAGGAGGTTTTCCAAACTGTTGGGCACGCCTTTCGAGCAGATCACCCCCACTCCACAGCCGGAGGCCGCCAAGAAGGCCTCTCCGACTCCTGGGGGCAGCTCGGGCCCTCAGAAGGAAGCATCGTCCCCCTCCAAATAGGTCGCCAGCAAGAAGAAGGCGGCCGGACAGAAGAGGGACCGAGGGGACGAAGCTCCCCAGCCCGAGAAGAGGCTCGCGCCCACCCCAGCTCAGTCCCCTCTCCTGCTGACGTCGGGGGGAGCTCCTCATGCGGGTCCGGTCCACTTGGGGGTTGGCTCTGCGGAGGAGCACGCGCGGGAGATGCCGCCCCCCAGTCTGTGGCACTTCCGCCACGTCGCCCCCGTGAAGCCGGGCCAGGCCCCCTCCATGCACGACCCCTGCCACTTCTGTCCATCCTGGGGGCTATTCATCACCGACCGAGTCCAGTTCCCCGAGGTGGCTCGCGAGTTAGTCACGGGCTCGGTCCTCCCGCGTGACAGGAGGTGGATGGAGCTGACGAGCTCGTCCGAGTTTCAGGACATGTACTTCACTGCCCAGACTCAAGTAAGTTCTCCACCTTTTAGGCCACTTGTGCCTCCTCTTTTCAGCTCGGTTGCGTAGTATGCTGACTTCCTTCTCCCCTCCTTAGGTCAATGCCGCTGGGGCTGCCCTGGGAAACCCGCTTCTCCGAACTGTTTTCCGACttgaaaaaattgcagaaaaagaATCGGGAGACAGAGCAAAGGCTTGCCCATGCCCTCAAGGAGGCGGACTCTCTTAAGGTCAAGTTGGGCAAGACCGAAAAGGAGTTAGAAACGGCTCAGGGCCAGCTAGCCTCCACCAAGTCAAAGCTAGACCAGGAGAAGGCGGGCGTGGAGAAGTTAAGGGCGGACCACACCATCGAGCGCTCCGGCACCGTCAACCGGGAGTGCAAGAAGGCCGTTCGGGAGTTCATCTCTTCCGAACGATTTGCTGAGGACGTGGCCCTCCTCAACCAGCCCATCCTCCAGGTCGGCTTCACGCGAGCTCTGGACCAGGTGAAGGGCCTCAACTTGCCTGGCTTCGACTTGGCCGCGTTCAAGGATTACAACCCTGCCGCCGAGGAGAAGCTAGATTGATTCTTCGACGGGTACTGCAAGGGGCATGCCCTGAAGGACCTGGTGGGCCGGAGCGACGTGGGAGCCGAGCTGGCAGAGGTTCCCCTGTAGGAGGACGAGGCCCCCGGCAGGGTTTCCGGGAAGGAGCGGGTGGCTTAGGGGTGTTTAAGGGGGGCCAAGCTGTACATAGCCAGGTTTTCATATCTGAAGAGGCGCTGAGCTCTCCATTTGGAGTAGAGAGAAAGCATATCTTCCCCAGTATGAAGGGTGCGGATATCTAGCATCACCAACTCTCCCAGTATATGAAACCTGCTGCCGTGTTTTTCTCATGTCAGTAGTCACCTGCAAGAGGTTTGTCCGCCTAAGGGTAGCGACCACTCCAGAAACCCtttctattttccttttatAGCTCGGTAGGCTTTGTAATAGATAAGTTGTATACACGTAATTTGAATGAAATTATCTAATCTCGATTTGCAATTCTCGCCTGCGCCAACTCTAACAATCAAGGCCATATGCCGACCTCCCGGGTCGAGCACCAAATAAATCCATCAAGGCGGCGTGCCGGCCTCTTGGGCCGAGCATCTATCACATTTTAATCTAAGAACTAAATTGTCAAGGACAATCAGACTGGGGAATCAACAAATTTCATCAAACTAATTCCCgtcgtgccgacctcctgggccgaGCATCAAACTTTAAAGGCAGccatgccgacctcctgggtcgagcgtcAAGATTTTAAAGACAAGATTTTAATGATAGTCCTGCCGACCTCCTGGCCGAGCATTAAACGTTAAAGGCATTCCATCCGTTATCATTCATCCTCAGCCCCCCACTAGGACACTTAGCATTGTCTGAGTGTGCTAGTATATGATCTAAACTTAAAAGTTAAATGGTGTTGATAAAAGGAAGGTTCAAAGTCAAGCGTTTATTTAATGATGAACTTGTATGCGAATTCTGAAGAGTAGACAGTAAGATACCCTGACCCAATCTAACCTACGAACAACCGCAAGTTCGAGAAGTGCCAAGTACGGGGTATTTCCGCTCCATCTAGTTTCGCAAGCCTGCAATA
It includes:
- the LOC113691788 gene encoding DNAJ protein JJJ1 homolog is translated as MASSEEPKRCLYEVLGLSRACSVDEIRSAYKKLALQRHPDKLVKSGLSEAEATAQFQELVNAYEVLSDPRERAWYDSHRSQILFSSSSPATGNSSNSVYVPNLFSYFSNSVYSGYSDSGKGFYKVYGDVFDKIYQNELNFAKRLGLGFPKEAPVMGNLDSYYTQVTAFYNYWLGFVTLMDFCWVDQYDVMAGPNRKSRRVMEEENKKLRKKARREYNDTVRGLAEFVKKRDKRVIDMQMKRAEEVERRKEEERERKKELERQKAERAKKYEEPEWAKVEDIEDEDTEEIVDDDKKKKGDGKELYCVACGKKFKSDKQWKNHEQSKKHKEKVAELRNTFIEEDEEYEEGKTEEVGEEYDEEDEVGAEESGFLSADDEVDELMDHFNSTMEIREEGNDEAQSSEQDGLVDRDSGICLKELQSDMRSDDDEASNLEAMVSGQKNRKNGSLDQKPKRASNKIPVKVDSNEMDFMAYNNMKGSRRNRGGRKQRGRTLEEAAQTEIAEAHVEAENNGYHDTMKEASSDSFLETQSRGKEDDESETSHKLSRQAVNKKGTAKSDSNFKSKEAPKGRKKKANTKVISNRCEKCGEEFESRNKLHRHLGDTGHATLKSR